A genomic stretch from Micavibrio sp. TMED2 includes:
- a CDS encoding DNA-binding response regulator, producing the protein MKLLVIEDDERLRGQIVRALEGNGYAVLSTGDGMEGWELGSVETLSGIILDLGLPELDGMTMLRRWREEGINTPVLVLTARSSWIERVDGMDAGADDYLTKPFRTEELLARLRALMRRTGGFAAPIMEAGRLSIDPRQMKVSKDGQPVDLAPLEYRLVMCLMTQRDRWLSGADLLELIYDHADQKDINAVEALIARTRRKLGKTEIESRRGFGYRLAGEEEGVAAP; encoded by the coding sequence TTGAAACTGCTCGTCATTGAAGACGACGAACGGCTGCGTGGTCAGATCGTCCGGGCACTGGAAGGCAATGGCTATGCCGTCCTGTCCACCGGCGATGGCATGGAGGGCTGGGAGCTCGGCTCGGTCGAGACCCTCAGCGGTATCATCCTCGACCTCGGCCTGCCGGAACTCGACGGCATGACCATGCTGCGGCGCTGGCGTGAGGAAGGCATCAATACGCCCGTGCTGGTCCTGACCGCCCGATCAAGCTGGATCGAACGGGTCGATGGCATGGATGCCGGTGCCGATGACTACCTGACCAAACCGTTTCGCACCGAGGAACTGCTCGCCCGTCTGCGCGCCCTGATGCGGCGTACCGGCGGATTTGCCGCGCCGATCATGGAGGCCGGGCGTCTCAGCATCGATCCGCGCCAGATGAAGGTCAGCAAGGACGGCCAGCCAGTCGACCTCGCCCCGCTTGAATACCGTCTGGTGATGTGCCTGATGACCCAGCGGGATCGCTGGCTGAGCGGTGCCGATCTGCTCGAGCTGATCTATGACCATGCCGATCAGAAAGACATCAATGCCGTGGAAGCGCTGATCGCACGGACAAGGCGCAAGCTGGGCAAGACAGAGATCGAGAGCCGCCGGGGCTTCGGCTATCGGCTTGCGGGCGAGGAAGAAGGCGTGGCCGCGCCATGA
- a CDS encoding asparagine synthase (glutamine-hydrolyzing), protein MCGICGEILFKNKTSATASAARIERMSEALAPRGPDGGGIVIRGRVGFGHRRLRIIDLSEASAQPFVDTQLGLTIAFNGCIYNYPELRDELIAAGYSFSSTGDTEVILKAWHAWGPDSVKRLQGMFAFAIYDRETGRVAFARDRFGIKPLYYTQDDSGIRFSSTLPSLLAGGDIDTTIDPVALHHYMSWHAVVPPPRTILKGVRKLPPATVRLVEPDGRLKDIRYWEPDFTRSEEDARRPMAEWRDMVLDGLRQAVRRRMVADVPVGVLLSGGVDSSLIVGLLAEEGQQHLSTYSIGFEAANGEKGDEFIYSDIIANKYGTDHHKIMIPSDEMRNNLPNAISSMAEPMVSYDNIGFYLLSREVTKSIKVVQSGQGADEVFAGYHWYPPLAETNDPVETYAGTVFDRTHKELATQINPDYLPERDESLALLQAHFAQPGADDPVDKALRFDTNVLLVDDPVKRVDNMTMAWGLEARVPFLDHELVELAARIPAEHKLAQNGKGVLKEAARKVVPSEVIDRPKGYFPVPELKYIQGPYLDMVRDALSSQKAKERGLFQQGYLDQLFDDPTGHITKLRGSALWQVGMVEMWLQAQGV, encoded by the coding sequence GTGTGTGGAATTTGTGGAGAAATTCTCTTCAAAAATAAAACCTCTGCGACCGCCTCTGCGGCACGCATTGAGCGGATGTCTGAAGCCCTTGCTCCGCGCGGGCCTGATGGCGGCGGCATCGTCATTCGCGGACGGGTCGGCTTCGGTCACAGACGGTTACGCATTATCGATCTTTCGGAGGCATCGGCACAGCCTTTCGTCGACACCCAGCTCGGCCTGACCATTGCCTTCAATGGCTGTATCTACAACTACCCGGAACTGCGCGATGAACTGATTGCCGCCGGTTACAGCTTTTCCTCAACCGGCGATACCGAAGTCATTCTCAAGGCATGGCATGCCTGGGGCCCGGATTCCGTGAAACGCCTGCAAGGCATGTTCGCCTTTGCGATCTATGACCGCGAGACTGGCCGCGTTGCCTTTGCACGCGACCGTTTCGGCATCAAGCCGCTCTACTACACACAGGATGACAGCGGCATTCGCTTTTCCTCGACACTGCCGTCACTGCTTGCCGGCGGCGACATCGATACGACAATCGATCCGGTTGCCCTGCACCACTACATGAGCTGGCACGCGGTCGTGCCACCGCCGCGCACAATCCTGAAAGGTGTCCGCAAACTGCCGCCAGCCACGGTTCGGCTTGTCGAGCCGGATGGCCGCCTGAAGGATATCCGCTACTGGGAGCCGGACTTCACCCGCAGCGAAGAAGACGCGCGCCGCCCGATGGCCGAATGGCGCGACATGGTGCTTGATGGGCTGCGTCAGGCCGTGCGGCGTCGCATGGTTGCCGATGTTCCCGTCGGCGTCTTGCTCTCCGGCGGTGTTGACAGTTCGCTGATCGTCGGCCTGCTGGCCGAGGAAGGGCAACAGCATCTCTCGACCTACTCCATCGGCTTTGAGGCCGCAAATGGCGAAAAGGGCGACGAGTTCATCTACTCCGACATAATCGCCAACAAATACGGCACCGATCATCACAAGATCATGATTCCGTCGGATGAGATGCGGAATAACCTGCCAAACGCCATTTCATCCATGGCAGAGCCGATGGTCTCCTATGACAATATCGGCTTTTACCTGCTGTCCCGGGAGGTCACAAAATCGATCAAGGTCGTTCAGTCCGGACAGGGCGCGGACGAGGTCTTTGCCGGCTACCACTGGTATCCGCCACTGGCCGAAACCAATGATCCGGTCGAGACCTATGCCGGCACGGTTTTTGATCGAACTCACAAGGAACTGGCAACGCAGATCAACCCGGATTATCTGCCGGAACGGGATGAGAGCCTGGCATTGCTGCAGGCGCATTTCGCACAGCCCGGCGCTGATGATCCGGTCGACAAGGCACTGCGATTTGATACCAATGTACTGCTGGTCGATGATCCGGTGAAACGGGTCGACAACATGACCATGGCATGGGGCCTCGAGGCGCGGGTACCGTTCCTCGACCATGAGCTGGTCGAGCTTGCCGCCCGCATTCCCGCCGAACACAAGCTGGCCCAGAACGGCAAAGGCGTGCTGAAAGAAGCCGCCCGCAAGGTCGTCCCGTCCGAGGTCATCGATAGACCCAAGGGCTATTTCCCGGTGCCGGAACTGAAATACATACAAGGCCCGTATCTCGATATGGTGCGCGATGCCCTGAGCAGCCAGAAGGCAAAGGAACGCGGCCTGTTCCAACAGGGATATCTTGACCAGCTGTTCGATGACCCAACCGGTCACATCACCAAGCTGCGGGGCTCTGCCCTCTGGCAGGTGGGCATGGTCGAAATGTGGCTGCAGGCACAGGGGGTATAA
- a CDS encoding 6-aminohexanoate hydrolase — protein sequence MMDSSTATRRTLLQGGSAALLGTMLHFTGLVRSASAQNYTLEQVLENADALTALETVLVAKGGEVVAERGYNGHSATVPTNIKSASKTVMSALVGIAIDRGMLSGTDQPIIEILRDDMPADPDPRLSEITIGHLLSMQAGLQRTSGANYGSWVASSNWVRNALSRPFVDEPGGDMLYSTGSSHLLSAILTKVTGKSTRANALDWFAAVDGFGIGGWDRDPQGIYLGGNQMAMSPRSLLAFGEVYRNHGQAADGTQVVSADWIRQSWTARTRSRYTGDGYGYGWFLGRINGADVRYAWGYGGQMLYVVPDHDLTVVMTSDANPRRTTITHRDDLHQLLGSIITALSGDDKAASRS from the coding sequence ATGATGGATTCTTCAACAGCAACCCGGCGCACTCTTTTGCAAGGTGGTTCTGCCGCCTTGCTTGGCACAATGCTACATTTCACCGGCCTCGTTCGGTCGGCATCTGCGCAAAATTATACGCTGGAACAGGTGCTGGAGAATGCCGATGCACTCACTGCACTTGAAACCGTGCTCGTTGCCAAGGGTGGGGAAGTTGTCGCCGAGCGGGGCTATAATGGCCACTCGGCGACGGTGCCAACCAATATCAAATCCGCTTCCAAAACCGTGATGTCAGCGTTGGTCGGTATCGCCATTGACCGGGGAATGCTGTCAGGCACCGATCAGCCGATTATTGAAATATTGCGTGATGATATGCCGGCCGACCCTGATCCCCGGCTGTCCGAGATCACGATCGGGCACCTGCTTTCGATGCAGGCCGGATTGCAGCGAACGTCGGGCGCCAATTACGGCAGTTGGGTTGCCAGCAGCAACTGGGTCCGCAATGCGCTGTCCCGGCCATTCGTTGATGAACCGGGTGGCGACATGTTGTATTCGACCGGCTCCAGCCATTTGCTCTCGGCAATCCTGACAAAGGTGACCGGCAAATCAACCCGTGCCAATGCGCTGGACTGGTTTGCAGCGGTTGACGGTTTCGGCATTGGTGGCTGGGATCGCGATCCGCAAGGGATTTACCTGGGCGGCAACCAGATGGCCATGAGCCCACGGTCGTTGCTGGCATTCGGCGAGGTATATCGCAACCATGGTCAGGCGGCAGATGGCACGCAGGTGGTTTCTGCTGACTGGATCAGGCAATCATGGACTGCCCGCACCCGATCCCGGTACACCGGTGACGGTTACGGTTACGGTTGGTTTCTCGGTCGGATCAATGGAGCAGATGTGCGCTATGCCTGGGGCTATGGCGGGCAAATGCTTTATGTCGTACCGGATCATGACCTGACCGTGGTGATGACGTCAGATGCCAACCCAAGGCGTACAACCATTACCCACCGCGATGATCTGCACCAATTGCTGGGCTCCATTATCACGGCACTATCTGGCGATGACAAAGCTGCCTCCCGATCCTGA
- a CDS encoding peptidase M42, whose translation MTKLEIDTDYLRTQLQQLLDIASPTGFTDNVVREVCDELSRLGVDFELTRRGAIRARMPGVDKQPARAFVSHLDTLGAQIRSIDTDGKLKLVSIGHWSARFAEGARATIFSKQGSYRGTILPPKASGHAFGEEVDTAPVGWDHVRLRIDARAGSVEEVTALGIGIGDIVAIDPQPEFLDNGFIVSRHLDDKAGVATMLAALKAMRDANATPVVDTIWLFSISEEVGHGASHVLTQDIASMVVVDNGCTAPGQNSAEFGVTIGMADMTGPFDYYTTHKLIDLCTENDIPHQRDVFVHYRSDSASAIEAGADVRTALATFGIDASHGYERIHMHALQSLAELLTAYALSPVDIKRDAEEIGPIKGFPEHDVEAADQNFDPELATTNTQ comes from the coding sequence ATGACAAAACTTGAAATCGATACCGACTACCTCCGAACCCAGCTCCAGCAACTGCTGGATATCGCCAGCCCGACCGGCTTTACCGACAATGTGGTGCGTGAGGTTTGCGACGAGCTGTCCCGGCTCGGCGTGGATTTTGAACTGACCCGCCGCGGTGCCATCCGCGCGCGCATGCCGGGCGTGGACAAGCAGCCCGCACGGGCCTTTGTCTCGCATCTGGATACATTGGGCGCACAAATCCGCAGCATCGATACAGACGGCAAGCTGAAGCTCGTCTCCATCGGCCACTGGTCGGCCCGGTTTGCCGAGGGTGCCCGTGCGACCATCTTCTCGAAACAGGGCAGCTATCGCGGCACCATCCTGCCGCCCAAGGCATCCGGCCATGCTTTCGGCGAAGAAGTGGATACCGCGCCGGTTGGCTGGGACCATGTGCGCCTGCGCATTGATGCGCGCGCCGGCAGTGTCGAGGAGGTAACCGCGCTCGGCATCGGTATCGGTGACATAGTCGCCATCGATCCGCAGCCGGAGTTTCTCGATAACGGCTTCATCGTGTCACGACATCTGGACGACAAGGCTGGCGTCGCCACCATGCTGGCCGCGCTCAAGGCGATGCGCGATGCCAACGCCACCCCGGTGGTCGACACGATCTGGCTGTTCTCGATCTCTGAAGAGGTCGGCCACGGTGCCAGCCACGTGCTGACACAGGATATTGCATCAATGGTCGTGGTGGATAACGGCTGTACCGCACCGGGCCAGAACAGCGCCGAATTCGGCGTCACCATCGGCATGGCCGATATGACCGGCCCGTTCGATTACTACACCACGCACAAGCTGATCGACCTGTGCACGGAAAACGATATTCCCCATCAACGGGACGTCTTCGTACATTACCGTTCCGACAGCGCCTCGGCAATCGAGGCCGGTGCCGATGTACGCACGGCACTTGCCACCTTCGGCATCGACGCCAGCCATGGGTATGAACGTATTCACATGCATGCCCTGCAGTCGCTGGCCGAACTGCTCACCGCCTATGCGCTGAGCCCGGTCGACATCAAGCGCGACGCCGAGGAAATCGGCCCGATCAAGGGCTTCCCCGAACATGACGTCGAAGCCGCCGACCAAAATTTCGACCCGGAACTGGCCACTACTAATACCCAGTAG
- a CDS encoding DUF4062 domain-containing protein, which translates to MAYKATVFSVMIASPADVIEERNIIRDIIHEWNDINSKSTKCVVLPVSWETHSAPDLSGRAQDIINQNVLDNCDLLIGVFWTRLGTPTGDFESGTVEEIKRHINEKKPAMVYFSTAPVAPESLDPVQYSALKEFKKWCLDQGLVETYDNISDFSDKFRRQIQIKIRDNLNLSQAVAGGAQEFFGEANSVSDGAVEERLSNEAQRLLVEAAKDRNRIITHMRYIGGQAIQTNGINFVDSKDQRSIARWEAALEQLQGEKLIKPRGVKGEVFEVTSRGFDIADKLSPLVG; encoded by the coding sequence ATGGCATATAAAGCTACTGTATTTTCAGTAATGATAGCATCTCCTGCTGATGTTATCGAAGAAAGAAATATTATTCGGGATATTATCCATGAATGGAATGACATAAATTCAAAATCGACTAAATGTGTTGTTCTTCCAGTTAGTTGGGAAACGCATTCTGCTCCTGACTTGTCTGGCCGAGCCCAAGATATTATAAACCAAAATGTTTTGGATAATTGCGATTTACTGATTGGTGTGTTTTGGACTCGATTAGGAACCCCTACGGGTGATTTTGAGAGTGGAACAGTTGAAGAGATCAAACGTCACATCAACGAAAAAAAACCAGCAATGGTATATTTTTCTACTGCACCGGTTGCTCCAGAAAGCCTCGATCCGGTTCAATACTCTGCTCTTAAAGAGTTTAAAAAATGGTGCTTGGATCAGGGGTTGGTCGAAACCTATGACAATATCTCTGATTTTTCAGACAAATTTAGGCGACAAATTCAAATAAAGATTCGAGATAACCTTAATTTGTCTCAAGCTGTCGCTGGAGGTGCGCAAGAATTTTTTGGGGAGGCAAATTCGGTAAGTGATGGCGCTGTAGAAGAACGTTTGTCGAATGAGGCTCAAAGATTGTTGGTTGAGGCAGCAAAGGATCGCAACAGAATTATTACTCACATGCGGTATATTGGTGGGCAAGCAATACAGACAAATGGAATTAACTTTGTAGATTCAAAAGACCAGCGGTCTATTGCCCGCTGGGAGGCCGCACTCGAACAGTTGCAAGGCGAAAAGCTAATAAAACCGCGTGGGGTCAAGGGTGAGGTATTCGAGGTGACGTCAAGGGGCTTTGATATTGCAGATAAGCTGTCTCCGCTTGTGGGCTAA
- a CDS encoding catalase/peroxidase HPI, which yields MDGIDVSGGGKCPVMHGGNTMAGSSVTSWWPNSLNLDILHQHDTKTNPMGKDFNYREALKKLDVDALKKDLHALMTDSQEWWPADWGHYGGLMIRMAWHAAGSYRLADGRGGGGTGNQRFAPLNSWPDNASLDKARRLLWPIKKKYGNSVSWADLMILAGNIAYESMGLKTFGFGFGREDIWHPEKDIYWGAEKEWLAPSDSRYTDLTKPDTMENPLAAVQMGLIYVNPEGVNGQPDPLKTAEQVRVTFARMAMNDEETAALTVGGHTVGKCHGNGDASTLGPEPEAAGPEMQGFGWDNPNMKGKASNAVTSGIEGAWTTNPTVFDMGYFKLLFGYDWELKKSPAGAHQWEPVNIREEDKPVDASDPSIRHNPIMTDADMAMKMDPTYNAICQKFMADEAYFRDTFARAWFKLTHRDMGPKIRYVGPDVPAEDLIWQDPIPAGSTDYDVAAVKAKIAASGLSLAEMVATAWDSARNFRGSDLRGGANGARIRLAPQKDWVGNEPERLAKVLSVLEPIAKEAGASIADVIVLAGNVGVEQAIKAAGYAVEVPFAPGRGDASDEQTDADSFEALEPLADGYRNWIMKEYVVTAEEMMLDRTQLLGLTAPEMTVLVGGMRVMGTNYGGTKHGVFTDREGALTNDFFVNLTDMAYKWVPAGNGVYEIRDRKTDTVKWTASRVDLAFGSNSILRSYAELYAQDDNGEKFVQDFVAAWTKVMNADRFDLHA from the coding sequence ATGGACGGTATCGATGTTTCAGGCGGCGGCAAATGCCCCGTCATGCATGGCGGCAACACCATGGCAGGCTCAAGCGTCACGAGCTGGTGGCCCAATTCCCTCAATCTCGACATCCTGCATCAGCACGACACCAAGACCAACCCCATGGGCAAGGACTTCAATTATCGTGAAGCCCTGAAGAAGCTTGATGTCGATGCGCTGAAAAAAGACCTCCATGCACTGATGACCGACAGTCAGGAATGGTGGCCTGCCGACTGGGGCCATTATGGCGGCCTCATGATCCGCATGGCATGGCATGCGGCCGGTTCCTATCGCCTCGCCGATGGTCGCGGCGGCGGCGGCACCGGCAACCAGCGCTTTGCCCCGCTCAACTCCTGGCCGGACAATGCCAGCCTCGACAAGGCGCGCCGTCTGCTCTGGCCGATCAAGAAGAAATACGGCAACAGCGTCAGCTGGGCCGATCTGATGATCCTCGCCGGCAATATCGCCTATGAATCCATGGGCCTGAAAACCTTCGGGTTCGGCTTCGGTCGTGAGGACATCTGGCATCCGGAAAAAGACATCTACTGGGGTGCCGAGAAGGAATGGCTGGCACCGTCCGACAGCCGTTACACCGACCTCACCAAGCCCGACACCATGGAAAATCCGCTGGCGGCAGTCCAGATGGGCCTGATCTATGTTAACCCGGAAGGCGTGAACGGCCAGCCCGATCCACTCAAGACCGCCGAGCAGGTGCGGGTAACCTTTGCCCGTATGGCGATGAATGACGAGGAAACCGCTGCACTTACCGTTGGTGGCCATACGGTCGGCAAGTGCCACGGCAATGGCGATGCCAGCACCCTTGGGCCAGAGCCGGAAGCGGCAGGCCCTGAAATGCAGGGCTTCGGCTGGGACAACCCGAATATGAAGGGCAAGGCATCCAACGCTGTCACCTCCGGTATCGAAGGAGCATGGACCACCAATCCGACCGTGTTCGACATGGGCTATTTCAAGCTGCTGTTCGGTTACGACTGGGAACTGAAAAAGAGCCCGGCCGGTGCCCATCAATGGGAGCCGGTGAATATCCGGGAAGAGGACAAGCCAGTCGATGCCTCCGATCCATCGATCCGTCACAACCCGATCATGACCGATGCCGATATGGCGATGAAGATGGACCCGACCTACAACGCGATCTGTCAGAAATTCATGGCCGATGAAGCCTATTTCCGGGACACCTTCGCCCGCGCGTGGTTCAAACTGACCCACCGCGACATGGGCCCGAAAATCCGTTATGTCGGCCCCGATGTGCCGGCAGAGGATCTGATCTGGCAGGACCCGATCCCGGCTGGCAGCACCGATTACGATGTGGCAGCGGTCAAGGCCAAGATCGCCGCCAGCGGTCTCAGCCTCGCCGAGATGGTCGCCACCGCATGGGACAGCGCCCGCAACTTCCGCGGCTCCGACCTGCGTGGCGGTGCCAATGGTGCCCGCATCCGTCTGGCACCACAGAAGGACTGGGTCGGCAACGAACCGGAGCGCCTCGCCAAAGTTCTGTCAGTACTTGAGCCGATTGCCAAAGAGGCCGGTGCATCCATCGCCGATGTCATTGTCCTCGCGGGCAATGTCGGCGTCGAACAGGCGATCAAGGCAGCCGGTTATGCGGTCGAGGTACCGTTCGCACCCGGTCGCGGCGACGCCAGCGATGAGCAGACCGATGCGGACTCCTTCGAGGCTCTCGAGCCACTGGCGGATGGTTATCGCAACTGGATCATGAAGGAATATGTGGTAACGGCAGAAGAAATGATGCTGGACCGCACCCAGCTGCTCGGCCTCACCGCACCGGAAATGACCGTACTGGTCGGCGGCATGCGGGTCATGGGCACCAATTACGGTGGCACCAAACATGGCGTGTTCACCGACCGCGAAGGCGCCCTGACCAACGATTTCTTCGTCAACCTGACCGATATGGCCTACAAATGGGTACCGGCTGGCAATGGCGTCTATGAAATCCGTGATCGCAAGACCGATACGGTCAAATGGACGGCATCACGCGTTGACCTCGCATTCGGCTCGAACTCGATCCTGCGCTCCTATGCCGAGCTCTATGCCCAGGACGACAATGGAGAGAAATTCGTACAGGATTTCGTTGCCGCCTGGACCAAGGTCATGAACGCCGATCGCTTCGATCTCCACGCCTGA
- a CDS encoding GNAT family N-acetyltransferase — translation MAPTSQVRQRSQEHRLRRIRSEGMRPPIAVEQTGDKDVVFDCGWGRLIFAQTFESTEALADTIRAEAPEQRDIAFYVKDPHLLLANAPQELFLDPSHAFRLDLATYRAKRRQNKAFFIRRLTTQEDAEAINLIYSKCGMVNIAADFFWSRKDARALTVLVAEDAETGEILASVMGVDHHLAFKDPERGSSLWCLSVSPQAPHAGLGEALVRHLAEHFKARGASYMDLSVLHDNEQAIALYEKLGFRKITAFAVKHKNPINEKLYAGELPDSELNPYARLITDEARRRGIFVHIIDAEDGYFRLSYGGRTVNCRESLSEFTSAVAMSICDDKRVTRRIADKVGVNVAEQCIGTTPEDHAAFLEKHGSVVVKPARGEQGKGISVGLKTVAEVDAAIARAKEVCEDVILEACYDGEDLRLVVIDYEVVAVAIRRPARIVGDGHRSVRDLIAAQSRRRAAATGGESRIPMDAETERCIENAGYTLDSVPTEGTEITVRKTANLHTGGTIHDVTAETHPALIGAAIRMAKAIDIPVTGIDLMIKDHTQPDYIFIEANERPGLANHEPQPTAERFIDLLFPLSKRAQERRAEFHELTVEQETDKADART, via the coding sequence ATGGCGCCGACTAGTCAGGTCCGTCAGCGCAGTCAGGAACACCGTCTGCGCCGCATCCGCAGCGAGGGGATGCGGCCGCCGATCGCTGTCGAGCAGACAGGCGACAAGGATGTCGTCTTCGATTGCGGCTGGGGGCGACTTATCTTTGCCCAGACATTCGAATCAACCGAGGCACTCGCCGATACGATCCGGGCCGAAGCGCCGGAACAACGCGACATCGCCTTTTACGTCAAGGATCCGCACCTGCTGCTTGCCAACGCACCGCAGGAGCTGTTTCTCGATCCGTCCCACGCCTTCCGGCTTGATCTGGCGACCTATCGGGCCAAACGACGGCAGAACAAGGCGTTCTTCATCCGCCGCCTGACCACGCAAGAAGATGCCGAGGCGATCAATCTGATCTATTCCAAATGCGGCATGGTGAATATCGCCGCAGATTTCTTCTGGTCACGCAAGGATGCCCGGGCACTAACCGTTCTGGTCGCCGAGGATGCCGAAACCGGGGAAATACTGGCCTCTGTCATGGGGGTGGATCATCACCTCGCCTTCAAGGACCCGGAACGCGGATCATCCCTGTGGTGTCTGTCGGTTTCACCGCAGGCGCCTCATGCCGGTCTCGGCGAAGCACTGGTCCGCCATCTGGCCGAACATTTCAAGGCACGCGGCGCATCCTATATGGACCTGTCTGTTCTGCACGATAATGAACAGGCAATCGCGCTTTATGAGAAGCTGGGTTTTCGCAAGATCACGGCCTTTGCGGTCAAGCACAAGAACCCGATCAATGAGAAGCTCTATGCTGGTGAATTGCCGGACAGCGAGCTCAACCCCTATGCCAGACTGATCACCGATGAGGCGCGCCGCCGGGGTATATTTGTTCATATCATCGATGCAGAGGATGGATATTTCCGCCTCAGCTACGGCGGTCGCACCGTCAATTGCCGGGAGTCCCTCAGCGAATTTACTTCCGCCGTCGCAATGTCGATCTGCGATGACAAACGCGTCACCCGCCGGATTGCCGACAAGGTAGGCGTCAATGTCGCGGAACAATGTATCGGCACAACACCGGAAGACCATGCCGCCTTCCTCGAAAAACATGGCTCTGTCGTGGTCAAACCGGCACGCGGCGAGCAAGGCAAGGGCATCTCGGTTGGTCTGAAAACAGTGGCTGAAGTCGATGCCGCCATCGCCCGGGCCAAAGAGGTCTGTGAGGATGTGATCCTGGAAGCCTGCTATGACGGCGAGGATCTTCGCCTTGTCGTAATCGATTATGAGGTCGTTGCGGTAGCGATCCGGCGACCGGCCCGCATTGTCGGCGATGGTCACCGGAGCGTCCGCGACCTGATCGCAGCCCAAAGCCGGCGCCGCGCCGCGGCAACCGGCGGTGAAAGCCGTATTCCCATGGATGCGGAAACCGAGCGTTGCATCGAGAATGCCGGCTATACCCTCGACAGCGTGCCAACAGAGGGCACCGAGATCACTGTCCGCAAGACCGCCAATCTGCATACCGGCGGGACAATTCACGATGTCACCGCCGAAACCCACCCGGCCCTTATTGGTGCCGCGATCCGCATGGCCAAGGCAATCGATATTCCGGTTACCGGTATCGACCTGATGATCAAGGATCACACCCAGCCGGACTACATCTTCATCGAGGCCAATGAACGCCCCGGTCTTGCCAATCATGAACCGCAACCGACAGCAGAGCGTTTCATTGATCTCCTGTTTCCTTTATCCAAGAGGGCACAGGAGCGACGGGCCGAGTTCCACGAACTGACCGTCGAACAGGAAACCGACAAGGCCGACGCGCGTACATGA
- a CDS encoding cytochrome B: MTVETEGQAQSGTIRVWDPAVRLFHWSLVAAFITAYLSGGEIRWLHENVGYIAAGLIAFRVIWGFVGTTHARFADFVRKPGSVLDYLRDIRRGHPRRYLGHNPAGGAMVLALMLAVSLIALSGFLMTTDRFWGVEWVEDVHELIVNATLILVFLHIAGVVLASRQHHENLVLSMLTGRKRRD, from the coding sequence ATGACTGTCGAAACGGAAGGTCAGGCGCAGTCGGGCACAATCAGGGTCTGGGACCCGGCTGTACGGCTGTTTCACTGGTCGCTGGTAGCGGCATTCATCACCGCATATCTCAGCGGTGGTGAGATCCGCTGGCTGCATGAGAATGTCGGCTATATCGCGGCTGGACTGATTGCGTTCCGGGTCATCTGGGGATTTGTCGGGACGACACATGCACGGTTTGCCGATTTTGTCCGCAAGCCGGGCAGTGTCCTCGACTATCTGCGGGACATACGCCGTGGCCATCCCCGCCGCTATCTGGGGCATAACCCGGCAGGTGGGGCGATGGTGCTGGCCCTGATGCTGGCAGTCTCGCTTATCGCGCTGTCGGGCTTCCTGATGACCACTGACCGGTTCTGGGGCGTTGAGTGGGTTGAGGATGTGCATGAACTCATCGTCAACGCCACGCTCATCCTTGTTTTTCTCCACATCGCAGGCGTCGTCCTCGCTTCCCGCCAGCATCACGAGAATCTCGTGCTCTCGATGCTGACCGGGCGGAAGCGGCGAGACTGA